In bacterium, the DNA window GATGGACGTCCTCATCCACATCTGCTGCGGCATCTGCATCCTCGAGCCGCTCCGGGACCTGCGCGGCGAGGGGCACGACGTGCTCGGGGTGTGGGTCAACCCGAACATCGAGCCGGCCGCCGAGCACGACCGCCGCCTGGACGCCCTGGGGACCGTCGTCCGGGTCGAGGGGCTGCCGTTGGTGCGCCTGGACGCGCCGGAGTTTTCGCCTCCCGCGGCGGAGCCCTCCGACGAGCGCTGCGGCTATTGCTACCGCCTGCGCCTCCTCCCCACGGCCCGCCTCGCCGCCGAGTCCGGCGCCGCCTTCACCACCACACTTTTATTCTCCCGCCATCAGCGCCACGAATTGATAAAAAGCGTCGCGGAACAGGTGGCCGCCGAGACCGGGGCGGAGTTCCTCTACCGTGACTGGCGGCCGCTCTTCGCCCGGGGCCAGAGCCGGGCCCGGCGGCTCGGCATCTACCGCCAGCGCTACTGCGGCTGCCTGCCCAGCCTCGACGCCCGGCTGA includes these proteins:
- a CDS encoding epoxyqueuosine reductase QueH — its product is MDVLIHICCGICILEPLRDLRGEGHDVLGVWVNPNIEPAAEHDRRLDALGTVVRVEGLPLVRLDAPEFSPPAAEPSDERCGYCYRLRLLPTARLAAESGAAFTTTLLFSRHQRHELIKSVAEQVAAETGAEFLYRDWRPLFARGQSRARRLGIYRQRYCGCLPSLDARLKE